A window of the Henckelia pumila isolate YLH828 chromosome 3, ASM3356847v2, whole genome shotgun sequence genome harbors these coding sequences:
- the LOC140891351 gene encoding probable inactive patatin-like protein 9 — translation MELSKVTLEIFSKLEQKWLYHCEGKKTRVLSIDGGGTNAIVCCAALVHLEDQIRAKTGDSNAAIADFFDMVAGTGIGALVAAMLVADDGGGRPLFSARDAAKFVEENEAELFRAVGGGIFRRRTRFSGKSMDKAVKEAFRRDDGKVLSLKDTCKPLIVPCFDLRSAAPFVFSRADATESPSFDFELWKVIRATSATPSFFKPFKLSSVDGKTSCLAVDGGLVMNNPAAAAVTHVLHNKRDFPSVTGVDDLLVLSLGNGPLTTPAKMKLTRGGDCSAGAVVGIALDGVSETIDQILGNAFCWNPNDYVRIQANGGGEAVLAERGVEALPFGGKRLLTETNGQRIGGLVQRLVVSGKSSLPPSPCKETAVSPLVNGR, via the exons ATGGAGTTGAGCAAGGTGACATTAGAGATATTTTCTAAGCTGGAGCAGAAGTGGCTGTACCACTGTGAAGGGAAAAAGACGAGAGTTTTGAGCATTGATGGCGGCGGAACCAATGCCATTGTGTGCTGTGCTGCGTTGGTCCATCTGGAGGACCAGATCCGAGCAAAAACCGGCGATTCTAATGCCGCCATTGCTGATTTTTTCGATATGGTGGCTGGTACAGGGATCGGTGCTCTGGTTGCCGCAATGCTGGTCGCCGACGATGGAGGTGGCCGTCCGCTTTTCTCGGCCAGAGACGCGGCGAAAtttgtggaggagaatgaggcGGAGCTTTTCAGAGCCGTCGGCGGCGGCATTTTCCGGCGGCGGACGAGGTTCTCTGGGAAGAGCATGGATAAGGCGGTGAAGGAGGCGTTCAGAAGAGATGATGGCAAGGTTTTAAGTTTGAAAGACACATGCAAGCCGCTGATCGTGCCGTGTTTCGACCTCCGCAGCGCGGCGCCGTTCGTTTTCTCTCGAGCCGACGCCACGGAGTCGCCCAGCTTCGACTTCGAGCTGTGGAAAGTCATTCGCGCCACCTCCGCCACTCCCTCGTTTTTCAAGCCGTTCAAGCTCTCCTCCGTCGACGGGAAGACCTCGTGCCTCGCCGTCGACGGCGGGCTCGTGATGAACAAccccgccgccgccgccgtcaCTCACGTTTTACACAACAAGAGAGATTTCCCATCGGTGACGGGCGTCGACGATCTCTTGGTCCTCTCCCTCGGCAACGGCCCATTGACCACCCCCGCCAAAATGAAGCTCACGCGCGGCGGCGATTGCTCCGCCGGCGCAGTCGTCGGCATCGCCCTCGACGGCGTCTCCGAAACCATCGATCAAATACTCGGGAACGCATTCTGCTGGAATCCCAATGATTACGTCAGAATCCAG GCCAACGGCGGCGGGGAGGCGGTGCTGGCGGAGAGAGGGGTGGAGGCTCTGCCATTCGGCGGGAAACGGCTGCTGACGGAGACAAACGGACAGAGAATCGGCGGCTTGGTTCAGCGCCTCGTTGTATCGGGGAAGAGTAGCCTGCCGCCGAGCCCGTGCAAGGAGACGGCCGTTAGTCCACTCGTTAACGGCCGTTAG